A genome region from Paralichthys olivaceus isolate ysfri-2021 chromosome 6, ASM2471397v2, whole genome shotgun sequence includes the following:
- the LOC109635048 gene encoding intraflagellar transport protein 122 homolog — protein sequence MSFDQGGSNFVPIKVSRSALRSMSRRDVLIKRWPRPLKWEYFRSLLPDVSITMCPTCFKMFHREDYESLVIQHNGCLCCRRSVN from the exons ATGAGCTTTGAT CAGGGGGGCTCGAACTTTGTCCCCATCAAGGTGAGTCGCTCAGCGCTGCGCTCCATGAGCAGGAGGGACGTCCTGATCAAACGCTGGCCCAGGCCACTCAAGTGGGAATACTTCCGCTCCCTGCTGCCAGATGTGAGCATCACCATGTGCCCCACCTGCTTCAAG ATGTTTCATCGTGAGGATTATGAGTCCCTGGTGATTCAGCACAACGGCTGCCTGTGCTGTCGCAGATCTGTTAATTAA
- the LOC109635123 gene encoding uncharacterized protein isoform X2, whose protein sequence is MEGEDLRAIIANHKTLHLLLVYWEINGLDVKDKDTKTELVWWTNRRKRLDNKMQLPAIASTPVCVPRDTAAVQQSRCLVVTPMTFPIISDSARLWTSNQSFPRLNPLHPPSVHKRIVSLETPAVHHHNHQRTLIMQRREHHRYHQVWRKPFYGSSSEREEYRRELREQLKRQMEEKCAALKLQLVGKVKESEYLREVDRLALSSDREQRIQHSKAMTVFRDENKKLMEQSWRDRALTRSQEILKERELLRLNPINWSGTLK, encoded by the exons ATGGAAGGAGAAGATCTTCGAGCCATTATAGCCAACCACAAAACCCTGCATCTTCTACTGGTGTACTGGGAAATCAATGGCCTTGATGTTAAG gacaaagacacaaagactgaACTTGTCTGGTGGAcgaacagaagaaaaagactGGACAACAAAATGCAACTAC CAGCCATAGCTTCCACACCAGTGTGTGTTCCTCgtgacacagctgctgtccAGCAGAGTCGCTGCCTGGTGGTCACTCCCATGACATTTCCCATCATCTCAGACTCTGCCCGACTGTGGACAAGCAATCAG AGTTTTCCAAGACTGAACCCTTTACATCCACCTTCGGTCCATAAACGCATAGTCAGTCTGGAGACGCCAGCTGTTCACCACCACAACCACCAGAGGACACTGATCATGCAGAGAAGAGAGCACCACAG GTATCATCAAGTGTGGAGAAAACCCTTTTATGGAAGCAGCAGTGAAAGAGAAGAATACAG GAGGGAGCTGCGAGAACAGTTAAagaggcagatggaggagaaatGTGCGGCACTGAAACTGCAGCTGGTCGGTAAAGTGAAGGAATCAGAGTATTTACGTGAAGTGGACCGTCTCGCCCTGTCCAGTGACAGAGAGCAAAGGATCCAGCACAGCAAAGCAATGACAGTGTTCAGAGATGAGAACAAGAAG ctaaTGGAGCAGAGCTGGAGGGACAGAGCACTAACACGCTCCCAGGAGAtcctgaaggagagagagctgctgcGCCTCAACCCCATTAACTGGAGTGGAACACTGAAATAG
- the LOC109635123 gene encoding uncharacterized protein isoform X1: MEGEDLRAIIANHKTLHLLLVYWEINGLDVKDKDTKTELVWWTNRRKRLDNKMQLREITFVVSNNVGSEQAVTLFISIFITTAAIASTPVCVPRDTAAVQQSRCLVVTPMTFPIISDSARLWTSNQSFPRLNPLHPPSVHKRIVSLETPAVHHHNHQRTLIMQRREHHRYHQVWRKPFYGSSSEREEYRRELREQLKRQMEEKCAALKLQLVGKVKESEYLREVDRLALSSDREQRIQHSKAMTVFRDENKKLMEQSWRDRALTRSQEILKERELLRLNPINWSGTLK; encoded by the exons ATGGAAGGAGAAGATCTTCGAGCCATTATAGCCAACCACAAAACCCTGCATCTTCTACTGGTGTACTGGGAAATCAATGGCCTTGATGTTAAG gacaaagacacaaagactgaACTTGTCTGGTGGAcgaacagaagaaaaagactGGACAACAAAATGCAACTACGTGAGATAACTTTTGTTGTTTCTAATAATGTTGGTAGTGAACAAGCTGTGACTCTGTTTATCTCAATCTTCATTACCACAGCAGCCATAGCTTCCACACCAGTGTGTGTTCCTCgtgacacagctgctgtccAGCAGAGTCGCTGCCTGGTGGTCACTCCCATGACATTTCCCATCATCTCAGACTCTGCCCGACTGTGGACAAGCAATCAG AGTTTTCCAAGACTGAACCCTTTACATCCACCTTCGGTCCATAAACGCATAGTCAGTCTGGAGACGCCAGCTGTTCACCACCACAACCACCAGAGGACACTGATCATGCAGAGAAGAGAGCACCACAG GTATCATCAAGTGTGGAGAAAACCCTTTTATGGAAGCAGCAGTGAAAGAGAAGAATACAG GAGGGAGCTGCGAGAACAGTTAAagaggcagatggaggagaaatGTGCGGCACTGAAACTGCAGCTGGTCGGTAAAGTGAAGGAATCAGAGTATTTACGTGAAGTGGACCGTCTCGCCCTGTCCAGTGACAGAGAGCAAAGGATCCAGCACAGCAAAGCAATGACAGTGTTCAGAGATGAGAACAAGAAG ctaaTGGAGCAGAGCTGGAGGGACAGAGCACTAACACGCTCCCAGGAGAtcctgaaggagagagagctgctgcGCCTCAACCCCATTAACTGGAGTGGAACACTGAAATAG
- the LOC109635004 gene encoding protein disulfide isomerase CRELD1, with product MWWAWPFLPALVLLSELSVVRVQTAPCQTCRKLTESFIKGLEITAKKNFGGGNTAWEEEKLAKYARSETRLLEIVEAACEKTDFECNQLLEQIEDQVETWWFHRQQEAPDLFEWLCIEELRLCCQPGHFGPDCKECPSSPGGVCGGLGRCEGEGTRLGDGECVCDPGYSGNLCQGCADGYFREKSSNDSKGACAACYYSCKKCSGPQDYKCLDCKPGWILHDNKCVDIDECGTELARCPSNTYCHNTDGSYECRGCDQACVGCMGSGPARCKKCSRGYRLKGAKCLDIDECNERAIACPGLNEACINEEGSFHCDCADGFIRRDSICVENKPPAGPEKGLFDDMTDDEVLVLQQMFFGVVICALATLAAKGDMVFTAIFIGGVAAMAGYWLTEKGDYMLDGFLKGR from the exons ATGTGGTGGGCCTGGCCGTTCCTACCTGCTCTGGTTCTTCTCTCAGAGCTCTCTGTGGTGAGAGTCCAGACAGCACCATGCCAGACCTGTCGAAAACTCACCGAAAGTTTCATTAAG GGTTTGGAGATAACAGCCAAGAAGAACTTTGGGGGTGGTAACACTGCTTGGGAAGAAGAGAAGCTGGCTAAGTATGCACGAAG TGAGACTCGACTGCTAGAGATTGTAGAAGCTGCTTGTGAGAAAACAGATTTTGAATGTAACCAGCTGCTGGAGCAGATAGAGGACCAAGTGGAGACTTGGTGGTTCCACAG GCAGCAGGAGGCACCAGACCTGTTTGAGTGGCTGTGCATAGAGGAACTGAGACTCTGCTGCCAACCTGGACACTTTGGGCCTGACTGCAAAG AGTGTCCTTCAAGCCCTGGTGGGGTGTGTGGTGGTCTGGGCCGCTGTGAGGGGGAGGGGACTCGACTGGGAGATGGAGAGTGCGTCTGTGATCCTGGATACTCAGGCAATCTGTGCCAGGGCTGTGCTGATGGCTACTTCAGAGAGAAAAGCTCCAATGACAGCAAAGGAGCCTGTGCAG CTTGCTACTACTCATGTAAGAAATGCTCAGGGCCGCAGGACTACAAATGCCTTGACTGTAAACCAGGCTGGATCCTTCATGACAAcaagtgtgtgg ACATTGACGAGTGCGGTACGGAGCTGGCTCGATGTCCCTCTAACACGTACTGTCACAACACAGATGGATCGTATGAATGCAGAG GCTGTGATCAGGCATGTGTGGGATGCATGGGCAGTGGTCCTGCCCGTTGTAAGAAATGTTCACGTGGCTACAGATTGAAAGGAGCCAAGTGTCTTG ATATAGATGAATGTAATGAGCGTGCAATAGCGTGCCCAGGGCTCAATGAGGCCTGTATCAACGAGGAGGGCTCCTTCCACTGTGACTGTGCTGATGGATTCATCAGAAGAGACAGCATTTGTGTTGAGAACAAGCCACCTG CTGGTCCAGAGAAGGGACTGTTTGATGACATGACAGACGACGAGGTTCTTGTACTGCAGCAGATGTTCTTTGGGGTTGTGATCTGTGCCCTTGCTACGCTCGCTGCTAAGGGCGATATGGTTTTCACAGCTATTTTCATTGGAGGTGTGGCTGCTATGGCCGGATACTGGTTGACAGAAAAGGGGGACTACATGCTGGATGGATTCCTGAAGGGACGCTAG